A genomic stretch from Chitinophaga agri includes:
- the rpe gene encoding ribulose-phosphate 3-epimerase — protein sequence MENRNTFIAPSLLASNFLQLGREVEMLNRSEADWLHLDVMDGRFVPNISFGLPVISQIRKATTKTCDVHLMIEEPEKYAEEFKKAGADLLTVHYEACTHLHRNIQQIKGLGMKAGVALNPHTPVHLLENIINDIDLILIMSVNPGFGGQHFIPKSLEKIRQTREMINHHKAHALIEVDGGITLDNAATILDAGANVLVAGSFVFSAKDPEAAIKALKHA from the coding sequence TTGGAAAATAGAAACACATTTATCGCACCATCCCTGCTGGCTTCCAACTTCCTTCAACTGGGTAGAGAAGTGGAAATGCTTAATCGCAGCGAAGCAGACTGGTTGCACCTGGACGTAATGGATGGAAGATTCGTACCGAATATCAGTTTTGGCTTACCGGTCATTTCTCAGATCAGGAAGGCAACAACTAAGACCTGTGATGTACACCTGATGATAGAAGAACCGGAAAAGTATGCAGAGGAATTCAAAAAAGCGGGCGCCGATCTGCTTACGGTACATTACGAAGCCTGTACGCATCTGCACCGGAATATACAGCAGATAAAAGGGCTGGGCATGAAAGCGGGCGTAGCGCTCAATCCGCATACCCCTGTACACCTGCTTGAGAACATCATCAATGATATTGACCTGATACTGATCATGAGTGTAAATCCGGGTTTCGGCGGGCAACACTTCATTCCGAAAAGTCTGGAGAAGATCCGTCAGACACGTGAGATGATCAATCATCACAAAGCGCATGCACTGATTGAAGTAGACGGAGGGATTACACTGGATAATGCAGCCACTATACTGGATGCAGGCGCAAATGTGCTGGTGGCGGGTAGCTTTGTATTCTCTGCAAAAGATCCGGAAGCAGCGATTAAAGCGCTGAAACACGCATAA
- a CDS encoding tetratricopeptide repeat protein: MKYLFLLSIPFFFSCHSGKQGDQAVTDNADSALYAPTVLPLTDSIAQFPNNEALYFRRALVLFNTDPALSQRDFEKAAELKPQVTDFWAGAGEAALVLEHYPQAIAHFRKALETAPGYPYLQYRLATALIEDKQYTSADSVAAVLAQSPGTYDKAYYLKARIAEEHRDTTLAITHLTAAVEHAGMASDYDAVMELGDLLLTRRSAEAPKYYKLAARLDTIQSEPFIALGQYYEQTGNDADAITAYRNSITTDPDDERAYLALGTINVRKKNWKEGLRYFDLAAKASPNNAEAYYNRAQCLEQLGRKDNAIDDYIKALTFRKDYPEAKAALEKLKK, from the coding sequence ATGAAATACCTGTTCCTCTTATCAATTCCCTTTTTCTTTTCCTGCCATTCCGGCAAGCAGGGTGATCAAGCTGTGACCGACAATGCTGATTCTGCCCTGTATGCCCCTACGGTATTGCCTTTGACCGATTCTATCGCGCAGTTTCCCAATAACGAAGCCCTGTACTTCCGCCGGGCACTGGTGCTATTCAATACCGATCCGGCTTTATCACAGCGGGATTTTGAGAAGGCCGCCGAACTGAAACCACAGGTAACCGACTTCTGGGCGGGTGCCGGAGAAGCGGCGCTGGTACTGGAACACTATCCGCAGGCCATTGCACATTTCCGGAAAGCGCTGGAAACAGCCCCTGGCTATCCTTATCTGCAATACAGACTGGCGACCGCATTGATAGAAGACAAACAATATACATCCGCCGATAGTGTCGCAGCTGTGCTGGCACAGTCGCCTGGTACCTACGATAAGGCCTACTACCTGAAAGCCAGGATCGCAGAAGAACACCGGGATACAACCCTGGCTATTACACACCTGACCGCCGCTGTTGAACATGCCGGCATGGCCAGTGACTATGATGCTGTTATGGAGCTGGGAGATCTGCTGCTGACAAGACGCTCAGCGGAAGCGCCTAAATACTATAAGCTGGCTGCCAGACTGGACACCATTCAGTCGGAACCTTTCATTGCCCTGGGGCAGTATTATGAGCAGACAGGGAATGACGCGGATGCCATCACGGCCTACAGGAATAGCATCACCACCGATCCGGATGATGAAAGAGCCTATCTGGCACTGGGTACGATCAACGTACGCAAAAAGAACTGGAAAGAAGGGCTCCGTTACTTTGACCTGGCTGCCAAGGCCTCTCCCAATAATGCAGAAGCCTATTACAACAGGGCACAGTGCCTGGAGCAGCTGGGCAGGAAGGATAACGCGATAGATGACTATATCAAGGCGCTGACCTTCAGGAAGGATTACCCGGAAGCGAAAGCAGCCCTGGAGAAACTAAAAAAATAA
- a CDS encoding homogentisate 1,2-dioxygenase, with protein sequence MPHYHKLGNVPHKRHTQFRKPDGTLYSEQLFSTEGFSSNSTLLYHCHPPTEIVKVDEPYNVAPRVAEEKMLKHRSFQGFNIQPQDDYLQSRKPVLVNSDCHIVLAAPRQSMTDYFYKNADADELLFIHEGAGVLHTQYGQLPFGYGDYLMVPRGTIYQIKFTTTENRLFIVESFSPIRYPKRYLSQYGQLLEHAPYCERDIRQPQNLETIDEAGDFLIRIKKKGVMYPIHYAHHPFDVVGWDGCEYPFAFSIHDFEPITGRVHQPPPVHQTFEAHNFVVCSFCPRLFDYHPQAIPAPYNHSNIDSDEVLYYVDGDFMSRKHVTRGMITLHPGGIPHGPHPGAVEKSIGAKETKELAVMVDTFHPLQITQEALEIEDERYTMSWAE encoded by the coding sequence ATGCCGCATTATCATAAACTGGGGAACGTTCCTCACAAACGTCATACGCAATTCCGTAAGCCTGACGGTACTCTCTATTCAGAACAGTTGTTTTCGACAGAAGGTTTTTCGTCTAATTCCACACTGTTGTATCATTGTCATCCACCAACTGAGATCGTAAAGGTGGATGAGCCCTACAATGTTGCGCCACGTGTGGCGGAAGAGAAGATGTTAAAGCATCGTAGTTTCCAGGGTTTTAATATTCAGCCACAGGATGACTATCTGCAAAGTCGTAAGCCGGTGCTGGTCAACAGTGATTGTCATATTGTACTGGCAGCGCCACGTCAAAGTATGACCGACTATTTCTACAAAAATGCAGATGCCGATGAACTGCTCTTTATCCATGAAGGCGCCGGCGTATTGCATACACAGTACGGACAGCTACCTTTCGGGTATGGCGATTACCTGATGGTACCACGCGGTACCATTTACCAGATAAAATTTACCACGACTGAGAACAGGTTATTCATCGTAGAATCATTCAGCCCTATCCGTTATCCGAAGCGATACCTGAGTCAGTACGGGCAGCTGCTGGAGCACGCACCCTATTGTGAGCGGGACATCAGGCAGCCACAGAACCTGGAAACGATCGATGAAGCAGGAGATTTCCTCATTCGTATCAAGAAGAAAGGCGTGATGTATCCGATACATTATGCGCATCATCCGTTTGATGTAGTGGGATGGGACGGCTGCGAATATCCGTTCGCTTTTTCCATTCATGACTTTGAACCTATTACTGGTCGCGTACACCAGCCGCCACCAGTCCACCAGACATTTGAAGCACATAACTTTGTGGTGTGTTCGTTCTGTCCGCGGTTGTTCGATTATCATCCGCAGGCCATCCCTGCACCCTACAACCATAGTAACATCGATAGCGATGAAGTGCTGTATTATGTGGATGGTGACTTTATGAGCCGTAAGCATGTTACCAGAGGGATGATCACGCTGCATCCCGGTGGTATTCCGCATGGCCCGCATCCTGGTGCTGTAGAAAAGAGTATCGGAGCGAAGGAGACGAAAGAACTGGCGGTGATGGTAGATACATTCCATCCGTTGCAGATCACGCAGGAAGCGCTGGAGATAGAGGATGAACGATATACAATGAGCTGGGCGGAGTAA
- a CDS encoding homoserine kinase — protein MESDCIKVFAPATVANVACGFDVIGLAMDAPGDEMIMRRSDKPGVTITAVHGAALSTDPAQNVCGVAIQALLQKYGQPEAGIELELFKNIPPGSGIGSSAASSAGAVVGANHLLGNPFTQKQLVRFAMEGERLASGAAHADNVAPAIMGGFTLVRSYKPLDITGLHTPADLWVTVIHPQIEVKTSDAREILKQKVLMTDAIRQWGNVGALVAGLYQENYDLISRSLEDAIVEPVRAILIPAFYELKVKCKEAGALGGGISGSGPSVFMLSRGEETARKVAAMMDTVYAPLGVDYKIHVSQINREGVKITKV, from the coding sequence ATGGAATCAGACTGCATAAAAGTATTCGCTCCTGCCACTGTCGCCAACGTGGCCTGCGGATTTGACGTAATAGGACTGGCAATGGATGCACCCGGCGATGAAATGATCATGCGCAGAAGTGACAAACCTGGTGTGACGATTACTGCCGTACATGGCGCTGCTCTCTCTACTGATCCTGCACAGAATGTATGCGGCGTAGCCATACAGGCACTCCTGCAGAAGTATGGTCAGCCGGAAGCAGGTATCGAACTGGAACTCTTCAAGAACATTCCTCCCGGAAGTGGCATCGGCTCCAGTGCTGCCAGTTCTGCGGGTGCAGTTGTAGGTGCCAATCACCTGCTGGGCAATCCGTTCACACAGAAACAACTGGTCCGTTTTGCCATGGAAGGCGAGCGACTGGCCAGTGGGGCCGCACACGCCGACAATGTGGCTCCTGCTATCATGGGTGGTTTCACGCTTGTAAGAAGTTACAAACCACTGGACATTACCGGTCTGCATACACCTGCCGACCTATGGGTGACCGTTATACATCCGCAGATAGAAGTAAAGACTTCTGATGCCCGTGAAATACTCAAACAAAAAGTACTGATGACAGATGCGATCCGTCAGTGGGGTAACGTAGGTGCCCTGGTGGCCGGTCTTTATCAGGAAAACTATGACCTCATCAGCCGCTCACTGGAAGATGCGATCGTAGAACCGGTACGTGCGATCCTTATCCCTGCTTTTTACGAACTGAAAGTAAAATGTAAAGAGGCAGGCGCATTAGGTGGTGGGATCTCCGGTTCAGGACCTTCTGTTTTCATGCTGAGCAGAGGGGAAGAAACGGCCCGCAAAGTGGCCGCCATGATGGATACCGTATATGCTCCGCTGGGAGTGGATTATAAAATCCATGTTTCGCAAATAAACAGGGAAGGTGTGAAAATTACAAAAGTGTAA
- the thrA gene encoding bifunctional aspartate kinase/homoserine dehydrogenase I, with product MQVLKFGGTSMGSAQSIEQVCNIIRNKKPNGRFTIVASAMSGITDKLIQCGQLAGQGQEQYRNVLAEIESKHLDTIRTLFPITVQSGIISQVKKRLNTLETLCDGIFQVGELSARSLDKIMSFGELLSSYLLAEKLKSAGLNAVWKDSRELIVTDNNFGNAAVNFLATNHQTAQYYQQQTADFFVLPGFVAATSDGETTTLGRGGSDYTAAIIAAALHAEVLDIWTDVSGMMTADPRMVSQAIPIPHISYEEAMELSHFGAKVIYPPTIQPVMDKRIPIWIKNTFAPDDYGTLIRSQDGETHVHPVTGISGIQKIALLTLEGSGMVGIPGFSKRLFEALLTERVNVILITQSSSEHSITVGIHEADMLKAKTAVDSEFSQEILEKRIEPLIVERDMSIVAVVGDKMKNHHGTSGKLFAALGRNGVNIRAIAQGSTEKNISVVINKGDVKKALNVIHEAFFEEPLKQVNVFIAGVGNVGGKLLEQLNQQHQFLMNELGLHVRVTGIANSRNMAFGHEAINLHDWKSALDAGEPSDMAAFAQKIKSLNLRNSVFVDNTASKDVAAIYGEFLQHGISVVTCNKIACSSDYAYYKSLKDLARKYNASFLFETNVGAGLPVINTLNDLIRSGDKVNSIEAVLSGSLNFVFNNFVNGASFREVVKAAQDEGYTEPDPRIDLSGVDVMRKILILARESGVQMELEDITNHSFLPKEALEAPSVDAFYEQLDVHADHFLSLREKADADGKRLKFVARYENGKASVGLQSIAPDHPFFKLEGKDNIVLYTTNRYAAQPLIVKGAGAGADVTASGIFADIIRSAR from the coding sequence ATGCAAGTATTAAAATTCGGCGGAACTTCCATGGGAAGCGCCCAGTCTATAGAACAGGTTTGCAATATCATCCGTAACAAGAAACCCAACGGAAGATTCACCATTGTAGCTTCAGCCATGAGCGGTATTACCGACAAACTGATACAATGTGGCCAGCTTGCAGGACAAGGACAGGAACAATATAGAAACGTATTAGCAGAGATAGAATCAAAACACCTTGACACCATCCGTACCCTGTTTCCCATCACTGTACAAAGTGGCATCATCAGTCAGGTGAAAAAACGCCTGAACACCCTGGAAACACTGTGCGATGGTATCTTCCAGGTAGGTGAACTGAGTGCCCGGTCGTTGGATAAGATCATGAGCTTCGGCGAACTACTGTCCTCCTATTTATTGGCAGAAAAATTAAAGTCCGCCGGTCTCAATGCTGTTTGGAAGGATAGCCGCGAACTCATTGTAACTGATAATAACTTCGGCAACGCGGCCGTTAATTTCCTGGCTACTAATCACCAGACAGCCCAGTATTACCAGCAGCAGACTGCCGATTTCTTCGTACTGCCAGGCTTTGTTGCTGCCACCAGTGATGGAGAGACCACTACCCTCGGCCGTGGCGGCTCTGACTATACCGCGGCTATTATTGCTGCCGCTTTACATGCTGAAGTACTGGACATATGGACCGATGTAAGTGGTATGATGACTGCTGATCCCCGCATGGTATCACAGGCTATTCCTATCCCGCATATCAGCTACGAAGAGGCCATGGAGCTTTCTCACTTCGGCGCTAAGGTGATCTACCCTCCTACCATACAACCGGTAATGGATAAACGTATCCCTATATGGATCAAAAATACTTTTGCACCTGATGATTATGGTACCCTCATCCGCTCTCAGGACGGCGAAACGCATGTACACCCCGTAACCGGTATCAGCGGCATCCAGAAGATAGCCCTGCTGACACTGGAAGGTAGTGGTATGGTGGGCATCCCCGGCTTCTCCAAACGCCTGTTTGAAGCCCTGCTGACTGAGCGTGTGAACGTGATCCTGATCACGCAGAGTTCTTCTGAACACTCTATCACCGTAGGTATTCATGAAGCTGACATGCTGAAAGCCAAGACAGCGGTCGACAGCGAGTTCTCTCAGGAAATACTGGAGAAACGTATAGAACCGCTGATCGTCGAAAGAGATATGAGCATCGTGGCAGTAGTAGGCGATAAAATGAAAAATCACCATGGCACCAGCGGTAAACTCTTTGCTGCACTGGGTCGTAACGGTGTGAACATACGCGCTATCGCACAAGGTTCTACAGAAAAGAACATCTCTGTCGTGATCAATAAAGGGGATGTAAAAAAAGCGCTGAACGTCATACATGAAGCGTTCTTCGAAGAACCACTCAAACAGGTGAACGTGTTCATCGCGGGTGTCGGTAATGTGGGCGGCAAACTCCTCGAACAACTCAATCAGCAGCACCAGTTCCTGATGAACGAACTTGGATTACATGTACGTGTAACCGGCATCGCCAACAGCCGTAATATGGCCTTCGGCCATGAAGCCATCAACCTGCACGATTGGAAAAGCGCGCTGGATGCTGGAGAGCCATCTGACATGGCTGCATTTGCACAAAAAATAAAATCGCTCAACTTACGTAACAGCGTATTTGTTGATAATACCGCCAGCAAGGACGTAGCAGCTATCTACGGAGAGTTCCTGCAACATGGTATATCGGTAGTGACCTGTAACAAGATTGCCTGTTCTTCAGACTATGCATACTATAAAAGCCTGAAAGACCTCGCACGTAAATACAATGCTTCCTTCCTGTTTGAAACGAATGTGGGCGCAGGATTGCCAGTGATCAATACACTGAATGACCTGATCCGCAGCGGTGACAAAGTAAACAGCATTGAAGCAGTGTTAAGTGGTAGTCTGAACTTCGTGTTTAACAACTTTGTAAACGGCGCTTCCTTCCGGGAGGTAGTGAAAGCCGCACAGGACGAAGGTTACACTGAACCAGATCCACGTATCGACCTGAGTGGTGTGGATGTGATGCGTAAGATCCTTATCCTCGCACGTGAAAGCGGTGTGCAGATGGAACTCGAAGATATCACTAACCACTCCTTCCTGCCGAAAGAAGCGCTGGAGGCTCCTTCTGTAGATGCTTTCTACGAACAGCTGGATGTACATGCAGACCATTTCCTGTCACTGCGCGAAAAGGCCGATGCGGACGGCAAACGCCTGAAGTTCGTGGCCCGCTATGAGAATGGTAAAGCGTCTGTAGGATTGCAGAGCATTGCACCTGACCATCCGTTCTTTAAACTGGAAGGAAAAGACAATATCGTATTGTACACTACCAACCGCTATGCTGCACAGCCGCTGATCGTGAAAGGCGCCGGTGCGGGAGCAGATGTAACGGCGTCTGGTATATTTGCTGACATTATCAGATCAGCGAGATAA
- a CDS encoding WG repeat-containing protein, whose translation MRKMKMLTIPFLLVVNFIYAQTHPLFKITQYDKIGYINNRGQTVIKPVFLNGSDFSEGLAAVRKDGMYGFIDQTGRFVLPPQYDYAQPFSRGTAIVYQDGRPSLINKTGQISIPGAYGELVYIDDSKAIVTTTTAKRGIIDLHTKQLLVDTVFETIDTFDGDIAIVKMPFSIKTDDRYPKTGVVDYTGKMVVPLGKYDEIRPFTDGIAVTHKHAKGDKARGADAVIDVNGNVLFSKPSDYTTHIDGSFHEGIGRIYSPKIKQEANATTYSKGEYSYINLEGEVVFRDGPDCNALTPFANGRTFASNRRNHYILLDRSFKRVGQEEFTGLGEGGFMNGLAIVRNKNGHGIIDTTGRFVVAANYEDIYAITGNHFFFSETQDAHEVDEDKVLYGFGDLKGHVIMKPQMDHFDRRGFRDGLLMAGINGKLTYVNKQGEIVWQESERKTHGLKPLNIDYMNRGYFKAYSTPERGDEDYRAHNIPKQITTPGLPDNKLAVTIDTTRIDTFQQQFAGMPLFISNTTRDTVRFNAQDHLLYMTLQALDAKGQWRDIEYLPNSWCGNSYHQVELEPNAGWGFIIPAYQGENTTLMRAKLLYIDKDDPKKSKVVYSNEIRAGVNPAQFWNKAAYYPDGIMNPYVD comes from the coding sequence ATGAGAAAAATGAAAATGCTTACTATACCGTTTTTGCTGGTGGTCAATTTTATCTACGCACAAACGCACCCACTTTTTAAGATCACACAGTATGATAAAATTGGTTACATCAATAACAGGGGCCAAACAGTGATCAAGCCTGTCTTCCTTAATGGTAGTGATTTTTCAGAAGGCCTGGCTGCTGTCAGAAAGGACGGAATGTACGGCTTTATTGATCAAACAGGGAGGTTTGTGCTACCACCCCAATATGACTATGCCCAGCCATTTTCACGTGGTACTGCTATTGTGTACCAGGACGGACGCCCGTCATTAATAAACAAAACCGGTCAGATTTCAATACCTGGCGCTTACGGGGAGCTTGTCTATATAGATGACAGTAAGGCTATTGTTACCACGACAACAGCCAAACGCGGGATCATTGATCTGCATACAAAGCAATTATTAGTTGATACTGTCTTTGAAACGATCGACACTTTTGATGGTGACATTGCAATAGTAAAAATGCCATTTTCAATTAAAACAGACGACAGATATCCAAAAACAGGTGTGGTCGATTATACCGGAAAAATGGTGGTTCCCCTTGGAAAATATGATGAGATCCGGCCCTTTACTGACGGCATAGCAGTGACACATAAGCACGCTAAAGGTGACAAAGCACGCGGTGCTGATGCAGTAATAGATGTGAATGGGAATGTGCTTTTCAGCAAACCGAGTGATTATACAACGCATATCGATGGCAGCTTTCATGAAGGAATTGGAAGGATATACTCACCCAAAATCAAGCAGGAAGCCAATGCGACTACATATAGTAAGGGGGAGTATAGCTATATCAACCTGGAAGGAGAAGTCGTGTTCCGCGATGGACCAGATTGCAACGCCCTTACACCATTTGCCAATGGGAGAACGTTTGCCAGTAACAGACGCAATCACTATATCCTGTTAGACAGGTCTTTCAAACGTGTAGGCCAGGAAGAGTTTACTGGACTTGGCGAGGGTGGATTTATGAACGGACTTGCTATTGTACGTAATAAGAACGGCCACGGTATCATTGATACTACCGGCCGCTTTGTTGTAGCAGCAAACTATGAGGATATATATGCGATCACCGGTAACCATTTCTTCTTTTCAGAAACACAGGATGCTCATGAGGTGGACGAGGATAAAGTACTGTATGGATTTGGCGATCTTAAAGGGCATGTGATCATGAAGCCGCAAATGGACCACTTTGACAGAAGAGGTTTCCGGGATGGCCTGCTGATGGCAGGAATAAACGGTAAGCTGACTTACGTTAACAAGCAAGGAGAAATCGTGTGGCAGGAATCAGAGAGAAAAACCCATGGGTTGAAACCACTCAATATTGATTACATGAACCGTGGTTATTTCAAGGCTTATTCCACCCCGGAAAGAGGGGATGAAGACTACCGGGCGCACAATATTCCAAAGCAGATAACTACGCCAGGCTTACCTGACAATAAGCTCGCTGTTACTATTGACACAACCAGGATAGACACCTTCCAGCAACAATTTGCAGGTATGCCGTTGTTTATCAGTAACACGACCCGCGATACCGTACGGTTCAATGCACAGGATCACCTTCTTTACATGACACTACAGGCACTGGATGCTAAAGGACAATGGCGGGATATCGAATATCTGCCGAATAGCTGGTGCGGGAACAGTTATCACCAGGTGGAGCTGGAACCTAATGCCGGCTGGGGTTTTATAATACCTGCGTATCAGGGGGAGAATACCACTTTGATGAGGGCAAAATTACTTTACATAGATAAGGACGATCCGAAAAAAAGTAAGGTGGTGTATAGCAATGAGATCAGGGCGGGTGTCAATCCTGCGCAATTCTGGAATAAAGCTGCGTATTATCCGGATGGGATCATGAACCCTTATGTAGATTAA
- the thrC gene encoding threonine synthase, which yields MKYFSLQNKQHVVSFEEAVVQGLAPDKGLYFPERIPAFDKAFLDDIVHKNDLDIAYAAIQPFVGDEIPEAVLRQIIADTLSFPFPVEKVQDNIYSLELFHGPTLAFKDVGARFMAGCLGYFRRNDTRPVTVLVATSGDTGGAVANGFYNVPGVRVVILYPSGKVSTLQEKQLTTLNGNITALEIDGTFDDCQRMVKTAFLDGELQSHVMLTSANSINVARWLPQMFYYLLAYKQLVTRYPDVVFSVPSGNFGNICAGMMAAAMGLPVKHFVASTNVNDTVPRFMQTGAYTPGKATATLSNAMDVADPSNFVRILELFANSLPALKNKLTAMSFSDSETVATMEQVWKDDQYMLDPHGAVGYLGLKKYLADTGLDKNTAGVFLETAHPVKFADTAPASLQDKIVTPERVQSLYALKKVSVQLPADYNALKQWLTAN from the coding sequence ATGAAATATTTCAGTCTGCAGAATAAACAACACGTAGTATCTTTTGAAGAAGCCGTAGTACAGGGACTGGCGCCCGATAAGGGCCTGTATTTCCCGGAACGTATTCCTGCTTTTGACAAGGCATTCCTCGACGACATCGTTCATAAAAATGACCTCGATATAGCTTATGCTGCTATCCAGCCTTTCGTAGGGGACGAGATTCCCGAGGCAGTACTGCGGCAGATCATTGCTGACACGCTCAGCTTCCCTTTCCCTGTTGAAAAAGTACAGGATAATATTTATTCTCTTGAACTGTTCCACGGTCCGACCCTGGCATTTAAAGACGTAGGCGCCCGCTTTATGGCTGGTTGCCTGGGTTATTTCAGAAGAAATGATACGCGTCCGGTAACAGTGCTGGTAGCTACTTCCGGCGATACTGGCGGTGCAGTGGCCAATGGTTTTTACAACGTACCAGGGGTGCGCGTGGTGATCCTCTACCCTTCCGGTAAAGTGAGCACCCTGCAGGAGAAACAGCTGACCACACTGAATGGCAATATTACTGCCCTCGAAATAGATGGTACGTTTGACGACTGCCAGCGTATGGTGAAGACCGCCTTCCTCGATGGAGAATTACAGTCGCACGTGATGCTGACCAGTGCCAACTCTATCAACGTTGCCCGCTGGCTGCCACAGATGTTCTACTACCTGCTGGCATACAAACAGCTGGTGACCCGATATCCGGATGTGGTATTCTCTGTACCAAGCGGCAACTTCGGCAATATCTGCGCAGGTATGATGGCGGCGGCCATGGGCCTGCCGGTAAAACATTTCGTAGCCAGCACTAACGTGAATGATACCGTGCCGCGGTTTATGCAAACAGGAGCGTATACACCAGGCAAGGCTACAGCTACGCTTTCCAATGCGATGGACGTAGCTGACCCGAGCAACTTTGTACGCATCCTCGAGTTATTTGCCAATAGCCTGCCTGCATTGAAAAATAAGCTGACGGCCATGTCCTTCAGCGACAGCGAGACCGTCGCCACGATGGAACAGGTGTGGAAAGACGACCAGTACATGCTGGATCCGCATGGTGCAGTAGGTTATCTGGGGCTCAAGAAATACCTGGCTGACACAGGACTGGATAAAAATACAGCCGGTGTCTTTCTGGAAACAGCGCATCCTGTTAAGTTCGCAGATACCGCTCCGGCCTCCCTGCAGGATAAGATAGTAACACCTGAAAGAGTACAGTCACTGTATGCACTTAAAAAAGTGTCCGTACAGCTGCCTGCTGATTATAATGCATTGAAACAATGGCTGACCGCCAATTGA
- a CDS encoding response regulator: MIFIVDDDPIHQQIANIMIKRQGIGEQVRAFSDAQDVLDYLRQYSFEAEQLPDLILLDLNMPVMDGWDFLNDYAGFYKDLAKQIGIFVLTSSIDDKDRKKVDNYSFVRGYLTKPLSSEIITKLQAS; encoded by the coding sequence ATGATTTTTATCGTAGATGATGACCCGATTCATCAGCAGATCGCTAATATTATGATCAAAAGACAGGGGATAGGAGAGCAGGTAAGGGCTTTTTCCGATGCACAGGATGTGCTGGATTATCTGCGACAGTATTCATTTGAAGCGGAACAACTGCCTGACCTGATCTTACTTGATCTTAATATGCCAGTCATGGATGGGTGGGATTTCCTGAACGATTATGCCGGATTTTACAAAGACCTTGCAAAACAGATCGGCATATTTGTACTCACATCTTCTATTGACGATAAGGATCGTAAAAAGGTAGATAACTACTCCTTCGTGAGGGGCTACCTGACAAAACCTTTGTCCAGCGAGATCATTACCAAGCTACAGGCGAGCTAA